A genomic window from Halorubrum trapanicum includes:
- a CDS encoding transcriptional regulator, protein MLSTTPLGTTSDVSLPEETIFELLANRRRRYTIHALKHAGEPMDVADLSTRITAWERGVDPETIDYDDRRNVHTVLTRTHLPKLDEHDVVEYDDEAKVVEPTPTLDDLDVYIEVLRGREIPWSLYYLGLAVLAGLVQVAVAVEAPLFAALDATAAAVFVVTAFAVSAALHYYYGERARLGNLEKPPELRERE, encoded by the coding sequence ATGCTCTCGACGACGCCGCTGGGAACGACGAGCGACGTATCGCTGCCGGAGGAAACGATCTTCGAACTGCTGGCGAACCGCCGCCGCCGGTACACCATCCACGCGCTGAAACACGCGGGCGAGCCGATGGACGTCGCGGACCTCTCGACGCGCATCACTGCGTGGGAGCGCGGGGTCGATCCCGAGACGATCGACTACGACGACCGCCGGAACGTCCACACGGTCCTCACGCGCACCCACCTGCCGAAGCTCGACGAGCACGACGTGGTGGAGTACGACGACGAGGCGAAGGTCGTCGAGCCGACCCCGACGCTCGACGACCTCGATGTGTACATCGAGGTGCTGCGCGGACGCGAGATCCCGTGGAGCCTCTACTACCTCGGGCTCGCGGTGCTCGCCGGGCTCGTCCAAGTCGCCGTCGCGGTCGAGGCTCCCCTGTTCGCCGCGCTTGACGCGACCGCCGCGGCCGTCTTCGTCGTCACCGCGTTCGCGGTCTCCGCCGCGCTCCACTACTACTACGGCGAGCGCGCTCGTTTGGGGAATCTGGAGAAGCCGCCCGAACTGCGCGAGCGGGAGTGA
- a CDS encoding transcriptional regulator yields the protein MGSTTAPTAESRSEVDDLSEDDVFEMLSNRRRRFVIHALKRAEEPVDVSELSTHVTAWERGVDPDAVKYEDRRNVYSTLQRIHLPKLEEKNVVRVDEEANLVEPTPTLDDLDVYIEVLRGREIPWSLYYFGLAVLAGLVLVAVAVGVPGFAALDGTTAAVFVVTAFTVSALLHYHYGERARLGNLEEPPELRGREK from the coding sequence ATGGGCTCCACCACCGCACCGACGGCCGAATCGCGCTCGGAGGTCGACGACCTGTCCGAAGACGACGTCTTCGAGATGCTCTCCAACCGCCGCCGGCGGTTCGTCATCCACGCGCTCAAGCGCGCGGAGGAGCCGGTCGACGTGTCCGAGCTCTCCACGCACGTCACCGCGTGGGAGCGCGGCGTCGACCCGGACGCGGTCAAGTACGAGGACCGCCGGAACGTGTACAGCACGCTCCAGCGCATCCACCTGCCGAAGCTGGAGGAGAAGAACGTGGTCCGCGTCGACGAGGAGGCGAACCTCGTCGAGCCGACCCCGACGCTCGACGACCTTGACGTGTACATCGAGGTGTTACGCGGACGCGAGATACCCTGGAGCCTCTACTACTTCGGGCTCGCCGTCCTCGCGGGGCTCGTCCTCGTCGCTGTCGCGGTCGGCGTGCCGGGCTTCGCCGCGCTCGACGGGACCACCGCCGCCGTGTTCGTAGTCACCGCCTTCACCGTCTCCGCGCTGCTCCACTACCACTACGGCGAGCGCGCTCGGTTGGGGAACCTCGAAGAGCCGCCCGAACTGCGCGGGCGGGAAAAATAA